Proteins from one Cryptomeria japonica chromosome 4, Sugi_1.0, whole genome shotgun sequence genomic window:
- the LOC131061107 gene encoding extensin-2-like codes for MAEFQWGGGGSLCPRLITLLLLGFIAIISNAASANAEEGRILSEYEYKSPPPPSPSPPPPYYYKSPPPPSPSPPPPYYYKSPPPPSPSPPPPYYYKSPTPPSPSPPPPYYYKSPPPPSPSPPPPYYYNSPPPPSPSPPPPYYYKSPPPPSPSPPPPYYYKSPPPPSPYPPPPYYYKSPPPPSPSPPPPYYYKSPPPPSPSPPPPYYYKSPPPPSPSPPPPYYYKSPPPPSPSPPPPYYYKSPPPPSPSPPPLYYYKSPPPPSPYPPPPYYYKSPPPPSPSPPPPYYYKSPPPPSPSPPPPYYYKSPPPPSPSPPPPYYYKSPPPPSSHSPPPCYYKPPHHSHHHHKHHHHQKHHNSPLPPSPPTHESYYYKSPPPPSPSSHPSYYYKSPPPPTYYYKSPPPPSHSPPPPYYYKSPPPPSPSPPPPYYYKSPPPPSPSPSPVYYYKSPPPPSPSPPPTYYYKSPPPPSPSPPLPYYYKSPPPPSPSPPPPYYYKSPPPPSPSPPPPPSPSPPPPYYYKSPPPPSPSPPPPYYYKSPPLPSPSPPPPYYYKSPPPPSPSPPPPYYYKSPPPPSPSPPPPYYYKSPPPPSPSPPPPYYYKSPPPPSPSPPPPYYYKSPPPPSPSPPPPYYYKSPPPPSPSPPPPYYYKSPPPPSPSPPPPYYYKSPPPPSPSPPPSPSPPPPYYYKSPPPPSPSPPPPYYYKSPPPPSPSPPPPYYYKSPPPPSPSPPPPYYYKSPPPPSPSPPPPYYYKSPPPPSPSPPPPYYYHSPPPPL; via the coding sequence ATGGCGGAGTTTCAATGGGGAGGAGGCGGTAGCCTCTGCCCCCGGCTTATTACACTGCTGCTGCTGGGATTCATTGCCATCATTAGCAATGCTGCTTCTGCAAATGCTGAGGAGGGCCGTATTCTGAGTGAATATGAGTACAAATCTCCCCCTCCTccatcaccatctcctcctcctccttattACTACAAGTCTCCACCCCCTccatcaccatctcctcctccaccttaTTACTACAAATCCCCACCCCCTccatcaccatctcctcctccaccttaCTACTACAAGTCTCCAACACCTCCATCCCCATCTCCTCCTCCCCCTTACTACTACAAGTCTCCACCCCCACCAtcaccatctccacctccccctTATTACTACAACTCCCCACCCCCTCCCTCGCCATCTCCTCCTCCCCCTTACTACTACAAGTCTCCGCCCCCACCAtcaccatctccacctcccccatacTACTACAAGTCTCCACCTCCTCCCTCACCATATCCTCCTCCCCCTTACTACTACAAGTCCCCACCTCCTccctcaccatctcctcctcccccTTACTACTACAAGTCCCCACCTCCTccctcaccatctcctcctcccccTTACTACTATAAGTCCCCACCTCCTccctcaccatctcctcctcccccTTACTACTACAAGTCCCCACCTCCTCCCTCACCATCTCCCCCTCCTCCTTACTACTACAAGTCTCCACCCCCACCatcaccatctccacctcctcttTACTATTACAAGTCTCCACCCCCACCATCACCATATCCTCCTCCTCCCTATTACTACAAGTCTCCACCCCCTccctcaccatctcctcctcctccttactACTATAAATCTCCACCCCCTCCCTCACCGTCTCCACCTCCTCCTTATTACTACAAGTCTCCTCCACCACCCTCACCCTCACCTCCACCACCATACTACTACAAGTccccacctccaccatcatcacACTCTCCTCCACCTTGTTATTACAAGCCTCCCCATCATAGCCACCACCATCACAAGCATCACCACCATCAAAAACACCACAATTCCCCACTTCCACCATCACCACCAACCCATGAATCATATTACTATAAGTCTCCACCTCCACCATCACCTTCCTCTCATCCATCATACTATTACAAGTCCCCTCCTCCACCGACATACTATTACAAgtccccaccaccaccatcacaCTCTCCTCCTCCCCCATACTACTAcaaatcacctcctcctccatccccttcACCTCCACCTCCTTATTACTATAAGTCGCCCCCTCCTCCATCACCATCACCCTCTCCAGTGTACTACTATAAGTCACCCCCTCCACCATCTCCCTCACCACCACCAACCTATTACTACAagtcacctcctcctccatctccctcaccTCCACTGCCCTACTACTACAAGTCACCTCCCCCTCCatcaccatctccacctccaccataCTACTACAAGTCTCCACCCCCTCCCTCACCATCacccccaccaccaccatcaccttctcctcctcctccatacTACTACAAGTCCCCACCCCCACCATCACCTTCCCCTCCCCCACCATACTACTACAAGTCCCCTCCTCTGCCATCACCTTCTCCTCCACCACCATACTATTACaaatccccaccaccaccatcaccctctcctcctcctccatatTACTACAagtcacctcctcctccatccccttcCCCTCCACCTCCTTATTACTACAAGTCACCCCCTCCTCCTTCACCATCTCCCCCTCCACCATACTACTACAaatctcctcctccaccatctccttcACCTCCACCTCCATACTATTACAAGtctcctcctccaccctctcctTCTCCTCCTCCACCTTACTACTACAAGTCACCCCCTCCTCCATCCCCTTCACCACCACCTCCTTACTACTACAAATCTCCTCCCCCGCCATCTCCTTCACCCCCACCTCCCTACTACTACAAGTCTCCTCCCCCACCATCCCCTTCACCCCCACCATCCCCTTCACCCCCACCTCCCTACTACTACAAGTCTCCTCCCCCACCATCGCCTTCACCCCCACCTCCCTACTACTACAAGTCTCCTCCCCCACCATCCCCTTCACCCCCACCTCCCTACTACTACAAGTCTCCTCCCCCACCATCCCCTTCACCTCCACCTCCCTACTACTACAAGtccccaccacctccatctccttccCCACCACCACCATATTACTACAAGTcgccacctcctccatctccttctcCTCCTCCCCCATACTATTAccattctccacctccaccactATAG